One Brassica napus cultivar Da-Ae chromosome C2, Da-Ae, whole genome shotgun sequence DNA window includes the following coding sequences:
- the LOC106365060 gene encoding transcription factor bHLH109-like isoform X1 yields MEINNNSGTHDEELYSLSEIISSLSSEHHNELNPLQEIFGAHSSSSTLSFSEPKDVTKTSNQGDKRSHCNKNNHAGKRQRSMEYRVLMEKKRRQLIRDKVDILQELTPNCAKSDLATKLESIVEYIKSLKHQIDVTYFFSSTIHTHIHELTKSYVVQMMSKAYTEPAGYMAPLYGAQAPCMSPYTSPWCYYAPGIPMMPHQNIPFNPQFHQVYEMAPPNQTQI; encoded by the exons ATGGAGATAAACAACAACAGCGGTACTCATGATGAAGAACTATATTCACTGTCTGAGATAATCTCTTCGTTGTCTTCAGAACATCATAATGAACTAAACCCTTTGCAAGAGATATTCGGTGCGCACTCGAGCTCTTCAACGCTTTCCTTTTCCGAGCCTAAGGATGTTACCAAGACAAGTAATCAGGGAGACAAAAGAAGTCATTGCAACAAGAACAACCATGCGGGTAAACGACAACGTTCCATGGAATATCGTGTGCTGATGGAGAAG AAAAGACGACAACTTATAAGAGATAAAGTAGATATATTACAGGAGCTGACGCCTAATTGCGCAAAG TCCGACCTTGCAACAAAGCTTGAAAGCATCGTAGAATACATAAAAAGCTTGAAACATCAGATAGATGTAACATACTTTTTCTCATCTACAATACACACGCACATTCACGAATTAACCAAGTCTTATGTGGTCCAGATGATGTCTAAAGCATACACAGAGCCTGCGGGTTACATGGCACCATTGTATGGAGCTCAAGCACCATGTATGTCTCCATACACTAGTCCTTGGTGTTATTATGCGCCAGGAATCCCAATGATGCCTCACCAAAACATTCCCTTTAACCCGCAATTTCATCAG GTATATGAAATGGCGCCGCCTAATCAAACTCAAATTTAG
- the LOC106365060 gene encoding transcription factor bHLH109-like isoform X2, which translates to MEINNNSGTHDEELYSLSEIISSLSSEHHNELNPLQEIFGAHSSSSTLSFSEPKDVTKTSNQGDKRSHCNKNNHAGKRQRSMEYRVLMEKKRRQLIRDKVDILQELTPNCAKSDLATKLESIVEYIKSLKHQIDMMSKAYTEPAGYMAPLYGAQAPCMSPYTSPWCYYAPGIPMMPHQNIPFNPQFHQVYEMAPPNQTQI; encoded by the exons ATGGAGATAAACAACAACAGCGGTACTCATGATGAAGAACTATATTCACTGTCTGAGATAATCTCTTCGTTGTCTTCAGAACATCATAATGAACTAAACCCTTTGCAAGAGATATTCGGTGCGCACTCGAGCTCTTCAACGCTTTCCTTTTCCGAGCCTAAGGATGTTACCAAGACAAGTAATCAGGGAGACAAAAGAAGTCATTGCAACAAGAACAACCATGCGGGTAAACGACAACGTTCCATGGAATATCGTGTGCTGATGGAGAAG AAAAGACGACAACTTATAAGAGATAAAGTAGATATATTACAGGAGCTGACGCCTAATTGCGCAAAG TCCGACCTTGCAACAAAGCTTGAAAGCATCGTAGAATACATAAAAAGCTTGAAACATCAGATAGAT ATGATGTCTAAAGCATACACAGAGCCTGCGGGTTACATGGCACCATTGTATGGAGCTCAAGCACCATGTATGTCTCCATACACTAGTCCTTGGTGTTATTATGCGCCAGGAATCCCAATGATGCCTCACCAAAACATTCCCTTTAACCCGCAATTTCATCAG GTATATGAAATGGCGCCGCCTAATCAAACTCAAATTTAG